A genomic window from Populus nigra chromosome 7, ddPopNigr1.1, whole genome shotgun sequence includes:
- the LOC133698178 gene encoding protein DETOXIFICATION 14-like, which yields MEEEGKREERKWAITWEGFVQELKKAGYIAAPMVAVSVLQYLLQVVSVIIVGHLGALALSSAAIATSITNVTGFSLLSGMAGGLETLAGQAYGAKQYQKLGTYTYSAIISLIIMCPPICVLWIFIGKLLPLLGQDNSISQEACKYSMWLIPALFGGAVLKPLTRYLQTQSVILPMLITSSSILCFHTISCWILVYKLQLGQNGAAVAFSLSTWLNVILLSLYVKFSSACEKTRAPLSREALYGIGEFFRLGVPSAIMVCLKWWSMELLLLLSGLFKNPKLETSVLSICLTISTLHFTIPYGFGAAASTRVSNELGAGNPQLARMAVLVALFLAVTESVIVSSGLFLSRQVLGYAYSNDRQVVRYISVMIPLICLSFIMDSLQAVLSGVARGSGWQKIGAYINLGSFYLVGLPLAAVLGFVAHLRGKGLWIGILAGSFVQSVLLSIVTACTDWNKQVTKARERVFERRSSMKDEEK from the exons ATGGAAGAAGAGGGAAAGAGGGAAGAGAGAAAATGGGCGATAACATGGGAAGGATTTGTTCAAGAGCTAAAGAAGGCAGGCTATATAGCAGCTCCAATGGTGGCCGTGTCAGTATTGCAGTATCTCCTACAAGTTGTGTCTGTGATAATTGTAGGGCACCTTGGTGCACTTGCACTCTCTAGTGCTGCCATTGCCACTTCTATTACCAATGTTACAGGGTTTAGCCTTCTT TCAGGAATGGCAGGTGGACTGGAAACTCTAGCTGGCCAAGCATATGGAGCTAAACAATATCAAAAGCTTGGAACCTATACTTACAGTGCAATCATCTCTCTAATAATCATGTGCCCTCCAATTTGTGTCCTGTGGATCTTCATCGGCAAACTACTACCTCTACTAGGCCAAGACAATTCAATCTCTCAAGAAGCCTGCAAGTACTCAATGTGGCTAATCCCTGCATTATTTGGGGGTGCAGTTCTTAAACCTTTGACTAGATATCTTCAGACACAAAGTGTGATTCTACCAATGCTCATAACCTCATCTTCCATCCTATGTTTTCACACCATTTCATGTTGGATTCTTGTGTACAAACTGCAATTAGGACAAAATGGTGCAGCTGTAGCCTTCAGTTTATCAACTTGGTTGAATGTGATATTGCTAAGCCTGTATGTAAAGTTCTCCTCAGCATGTGAAAAAACTAGAGCTCCATTATCAAGAGAAGCACTTTATGGTATCGGAGAATTCTTTCGGCTCGGTGTCCCTTCAGCTATTATGGTTTG TCTTAAATGGTGGTCAATGGAGTTGCTACTTTTGCTTTCTGGTCTTTTCAAAAATCCAAAACTGGAGACTTCAGTGCTTTCTATatg CCTCACAATCTCTACATTGCACTTCACTATACCATATGGATTTGGAGCTGCTGCAAG CACACGAGTTTCGAATGAACTAGGAGCTGGGAATCCTCAATTAGCTAGGATGGCAGTTCTGGTTGCCTTGTTTCTTGCTGTCACAGAGTCAGTCATTGTGAGCTCAGGGCTCTTCCTTTCCCGGCAAGTTTTGGGATATGCTTACAGCAATGACAGGCAGGTTGTGCGTTATATTTCAGTCATGATTCCCCTGATTTGTCTCTCATTTATCATGGACAGCTTACAAGCTGTCCTTTCTG GTGTGGCTAGAGGAAGTGGATGGCAGAAAATAGGGGCATATATCAATCTTGGTTCATTTTATCTGGTTGGACTTCCATTGGCTGCTGTGCTTGGTTTTGTAGCTCATTTAAGAGGAAAAGGCCTTTGGATTGGAATATTAGCTGGGTCCTTCGTGCAATCAGTTCTTCTTTCAATCGTTACTGCTTGTACAGATTGGAACAAACAG GTAACAAAGGCAAGGGAAAGGGTATTTGAGAGAAGATCCTCAATGAAGGATGAGGAAAAATAG
- the LOC133699537 gene encoding protein PIN-LIKES 2-like codes for MMEAFLASVQKNIKSEGEEVKSAILPLLKLIALALPGLILAHPKVQLVPKATFKLLSKLVFALFMPCLIFTQLGPSISLKNIVRWWFIPVNVIISTAIGCILGCLVAFICRPPREFVRFTIIMTAFGNTGNIPLAVVASVCHSSDAPFGPDCYGNGVAYVSFSQWVSVILVYTLVYHMMKPPLEQYEIVDEEIEIELVPADLSKPLLVEAEFPGIEEKETEHSKTPFIPSLFNSVSGISQTNFPDLEAIEEGREEGGESSSKSIRCLAERRVARKIRVVAEQTPIHHILQPPTVASFLAIVIGVIPALRHMVYGAHAPLEVITDSLGTMADATVPSVMLILGGMLGEGPNESKLGIRTTIGIIVARLLVLPVIGIGVVYLADKWNFLIAGDRLYQFVLLLQYTTPSAILLGVIASLRGYAVKEASALLFWQHVCAVLSLSIYIIVYFKLLFSYI; via the coding sequence ATGATGGAAGCTTTTCTTGCTTCAGttcagaaaaatataaaatctgaaGGAGAGGAAGTGAAATCTGCAATACTACCTCTATTGAAGCTTATAGCGCTTGCTCTCCCCGGTTTAATTCTTGCTCACCCAAAAGTCCAACTTGTCCCTAAAGCTACTTTCAAGCTCCTTAGCAAGCTTGTTTTTGCTTTGTTCATGCCTTGTTTAATATTCACTCAACTTGGTCCATCCATCTCTCTCAAGAATATTGTTCGCTGGTGGTTCATTCCTGTAAATGTAATCATTAGTACTGCCATTGGTTGCATATTGGGTTGCTTGGTGGCGTTTATATGCCGGCCACCGAGGGAGTTTGTTCGATTCACAATCATCATGACTGCTTTTGGCAACACTGGCAATATTCCACTGGCAGTAGTTGCATCAGTGTGTCACAGTTCTGATGCTCCTTTCGGTCCGGATTGTTATGGAAATGGTGTTGCTTATGTATCTTTTTCTCAATGGGTCTCTGTTATTCTCGTTTACACACTTGTTTACCACATGATGAAGCCCCCATTGGAGCAGTATGAGATTGTTGATGAAGAGATAGAGATTGAGTTAGTGCCTGCTGATCTCAGTAAGCCTCTCCTTGTAGAAGCTGAGTTTCCAGgaatagaagaaaaggaaactgAACATAGCAAGACGCCTTTCATTCCTAGCCTCTTCAATAGCGTCTCTGGCATTTCACAAACAAATTTTCCTGATCTTGAAGCAATAGAAGAGGGAAGAGAGGAGGGAGGTGAAAGTAGCTCCAAGTCCATTAGGTGCTTGGCAGAACGTAGGGTGGCTAGAAAGATTAGAGTTGTTGCTGAACAGACACCAATTCATCACATTCTCCAGCCTCCAACAGTTGCTTCTTTCTTAGCTATTGTTATTGGAGTGATCCCTGCTCTCAGACATATGGTTTATGGTGCCCATGCTCCTCTTGAAGTTATCACAGACAGTTTAGGTACGATGGCTGATGCCACAGTGCCATCTGTCATGCTTATTCTCGGGGGAATGCTTGGTGAGGGTCCAAATGAATCGAAACTTGGGATTCGGACCACGATTGGCATTATTGTTGCAAGGCTGTTGGTGCTTCCTGTAATTGGAATTGGGGTCGTCTATTTGGCTGATAAATGGAATTTCTTAATCGCCGGGGACCGATTGTACCAGTTTGTGCTTTTGCTGCAATACACTACACCTAGTGCCATTTTGTTGGGAGTTATTGCAAGCTTGAGAGGTTATGCAGTTAAGGAGGCTTCAGCACTCTTGTTCTGGCAGCATGTGTGCGCTGTGCTCTCTCTTTCGATATATATCATTGTCTACTTTAAACTGCTTTTTTCGTATATCTGA